In Peromyscus leucopus breed LL Stock chromosome 9, UCI_PerLeu_2.1, whole genome shotgun sequence, the sequence TATTAGCAGCCCACTGCCTCAAGTTGCGGTATGCATTTGATTTACTGCACCAGGTTCTAGCCACAAAACTCTCACCACTCCAGGAAGATTTCTTCTTTGGGCAGCATCACTGTCAAGGTTACTCCACTGGCCATTTCATGAGCAGGAccttctggctctttctcatccctGACTAGTCTTGAGTCAGATGGAGCTTAATGACCACACTCTCTTCTTCATGGGACAAGGTGTTCAGAAGGCTTGGGGGTGATGGTATGACTCTCGCTTTAGATGGTGCCAGCGTCATGTATTAGAGAAGCTGGGCACTGACATTAGTCACTGATAATTACTGTAAATGTCTCTCCTCCAGTGTAGTTCCCAATCGCAACAGGTCTACTTGTAAGGAGCAGCATGTCCATTTCTGCGGCCAGGGAAGCCTTATAAACAACAGGCACTCTGAAGCTAGCATCTGGTCATGGGTAGGAAAACTGACATGCCAGATGTGGTAACATCCCTAGAGTCTGCCCATGTCAAGGGTGTTGGGGTTCCAGCTGTGCCCACATAGGGCCTGCAACAACCAATTTGTTCTCAAAGAGGAGGTATGGTGTAAATAAAAGCACAACTTGATGGGTGCAAGATTGATGTGTGGCTCAGCCACTTAGCAgccatgtgaccttgaacaagccTTAGTTTCACCACACTTCAGATGGTAGTTGTGATATGGGTCTCACAGAGGTATCAAGGTTCAGTGAGCCTTCAAGGAACACCCGTCAATGCAGCTGCTCAAATGTACCTTCTGGAGATGAGGCTTCCCTTCCCTAGGCCTAGTTTGCCATCTGGGAATGCAAACCCTTCTGATGCATGAGAGAGTAGAACAAAGGGACCCAGAGTTCAGACAGCAGCGGCTCTGAGCACCCTGGCTGTGCATCTGACATCATACAGGGCTGACTCTAAAGGAGGCAGCAGCCAGGACAGTTACCTTCATGGCGTAGTGGAGTCTCTCAGCAAAGTAGCTGTGGAGGTTCCGAGTGCATTTCACTGGCAAACAAGAAAGCTCTATTAATAATAGCAGAAAGGTGTAGGTGGTGCTGCATAttcttgtgtttgtttatgtgttccTGTGGGCGTTAAGGGTTAGTATTGTGTAAAGGTTGACGTGTTTCTTTGTGTGCCACTCAGCTTCAAAATGAAGGCTTTGTGTGGGGCAGAGAGAGTGGGACAAGGAGCAGAGCCTTGGGCAATGGGCACAGCTCCAAAGGCCCAGAGCAGCCAGGCCAAAGGCTGAGATGTGAAATGCACTGGGCACCTGTGGGACTCAGCTTGGGTCTTCTAGAGGACATCTTTAAGCTGTCACATTCAGGAAGCATCTCCAATAAGAATTTGATGACTTGGTTCCACATAGGTTGCCACAGAATGGTGGCTACTGGTCTCAGAGTTCCCAGTGAGTTGGAAACCCACATCTTGAATTTTCATGTAACAAAAGAGGCTTGGCTTTAAGGACTAAGGTGCCAGGAGTCCTTGGCCTGGAACATGGACCTCAATTTTTCCTTTCCATAGAAATGTCTTTCATGGATTGTGACACCTGTGTTGGGTGATGGTGTGTTAACCCAAGACTTTGAGAGTGTGGGCTGTGTGGGAGGTAGGAACGTACATAAACTCTGTCTTGACTCTGTATGACTTCATTACTCAACCTTCTGACTCATCTATGACATGAGGGTGACTaagacttgaagaaaaaaatgagcaggAACTGCCCATCGCAGTGTGGTCCTGCACACCTTTGCTGTTTAGGAGGCATTAGTATTTAGGGTCTATGGGTAGAATCCTAGGTGACATCAGAGGGTGTGTTTAGCACTTGCAACATagaataaaccaaataaactttaCCACAGTCATCATCAAAGCTGACCTGAGAACCTCAGATGTTAGTAGCTACTGGAGACATGGAAATAGAGAGAGGAGACCTTAGCTACTGgcctcagaggcaagcctgggGTGGAGGCAAATGCCTAGCCTAGGAGTCCTCATCTCAGCTCCATTATGTAAGGTGATATAGGGGTGTCCTTCTGCTTGCCTCAGGTGTCTGCTCTACTGTGAGTCTTCCCATATGGTTTCAGCTTTAGACCCAAGATGTGCTATGGAGAGGTTATGGTAAGCTGACTCAGTCTTCTGTTGCAGGCAAAGTTGTCCATGTTTCTCTTGGTTGGGACTCAAATCACACACCCTCATTTCTTCAGTTAGCTACTGAGGTGGTGGCTTGGTACTTAGATTAGGTCCAGAAGGTGGCTTTGGGCAGGGctacaggagcagaggcagaatgCTCTCCAAGTATTTGTGGGTAGTCCTGGGCCCTGATTCTTGAGTCACTGTGGTAAcactcatgtgtatacacactcacaaacacactcatgCAACATGGGGGACTATATAGACGGCACAAAGAATAGTTCCCAGCAGGCCACACTGAGACTCTTGAGTGCTGTGGTTCCAGGGACCTGGGCTAAAGGGCTAAATGCTTGAGagcattgggggtggggaggtgtgcCTTGAGTATAGAGCTCCAGTCACTTGCTATCACCTTCCTGGCTGTAGATGCATGTGCCAAGAGCCAAGCCCCCTTCTTACCCACAGTGAGCATGGCCTCCTCCAGCGAACCATGGGTCTCACTCTTGATGCTGTCCTCAATGCTCTTGTTGGCAATTTTTTCATATTCCTCGAACACTATGGAGAAAAGGAGTTACTCAAGGGACACATAGATTACATACTGCACGTCAGTGTGCCATCTTTGCCTCCCTCGTGGCACAGGGGGAAGAGTTCAGGTATCCATGGCTTTCTTCCCAAGCCTAAGCCACATAAGACTACACATGAGACCTTCCACACAAAGAACAGGTCATGTGCCTAGGGCGCCATCCCCCCTGCATTTCCCCCCTCTGCCTCGTACCTCTCATCAGGTGAGTGGCACTGCGTGTGCACAGGATGGTGATGAATTTCATCTCATCGGTCCCATGGATCTTCTCACCCGCTGCATACAGATCCTAGTATTGAGACATGAGGAGGTGAGGGAGAACGCCAGAGCCCCAGAGCCAGGGCTGGGAGTTAGCTACCATTCACTTGGACAGCCCAATATGGCGGCTCACTGTCCTGAGCTCCTGTTCCACCAATAGTGTTGGCTCAAGGCTCTTCTCTGTCTGGGGCCAGAAGCTGCTTTAGGAAATGCTCCCTCTCCCATTGCTCTGAGAACACTGGGTAACAAGCACTCTCCCAATGGACGGatacacagagatctgcataTGAGTGAGCTCTGGGCTCGGAGAGGATGGCTCTGCCAGAAGCACCCTCGTTCCTTCACTTCCCagcttctccattttcttctgcGCTTCTCAGATACCTCACGTTCCTCCTTAGTCACCACAAGGTGGAGGCTGTAGGGTGGGGTCTGTGCTAAAGATAACTCCCTTGGCAAAGGGGACCATAAAGCTCAGGGTTCGGGTGTTAAAGCCGGGGCACAGAATCACCTGTGCATCTTGGAGGGCCAGTCCTGGGTCCACAAAGCCGCTCACATCGTCTCTGCTGCCCTAGGATCAGAGGAAACCACTCTGTAAGGCAGGTCACCAATCAGAACACACGGGCTGAGGGACAGTGGGGTCAGAGGCAGGTAAGGAAGGACTGCTGCTTCCTGGCCATGAGACAAGCCAGCCAGCTGTCTTCATGGCTCGTTTTTTGGCATTTGTAGGATGGGAGGAGATGAGCTACTTCATTGCAATGGTGGATTCAGTGAGCTAAGCTGGGCAGAGCCTGGCATGGGGGCCACACAAAAGCTGAGGAAAGAGAGGCATGGGCTCTGCAGTCAGGACCCTCCCCTCAAGCCAAGGCACAGCTGGTGCCCCCAGACCACTGGGTTTCCCCAATGCCCAGCCCTCACTCAGGGGCATTGCTTAAGAGCTGCTGCCGGGGTGGGATGTGGATATGGATCTCCAAGCCACAGTCCTAGAGTCTGGGTTGTGATACCTGCAGGAGGCACACCAGAATCCGCTCCAGGTAGCCACTTGTGTCTGCTTGAATGTCTTCTTCCAGGCTAGACCCGTAGTCTGcaggaaaacagaagcagagggcATGGGCAGTGACTGACCCAGGGCCCACCAGTGCCCACTTTCCTCTCCCATACctacttcctcctcttttccccaTGGGAGGACAAGTTCTTGGCACAGAAGGTGTACCCATACCAGTCAGATGTCCTGGTGGTAGCCACCCATCTAGATGATCATTCAGACCCCAAAGTGCCATAAATGCACAACCAAGCCAAAGGGAGAAATAGACTAGGCCAGAGATGCAGACCAAGGCCTTCGGATTGAGACCATTATATTGCCAGATTCAGCAAAGCCACAGCCTTCAGACGACCCTGGCCAGGAGCACAATGTGGAGGACTGGCTGGCCTTTGCTTGCCTGGCAGACTGTGTTCTATGTGGGAGAGCTGGTCAGTGGGGCTCCTCTAGCACAATGTGGCCCTAGCAGATGACCCTCTCCAGAGTTCTGGCTTAGCCCATGGGCAGCCAGTAAGGACTTTCCTGTCCACGGCTGTCTCTGTTCCCCAGTACTGCCACAGCCTTAAGGGACATGAGCTCAGCTGGGCACACATCTCTCTCCCCATGTCTGAGACGTGCTCAGTCTCTGTTGGGCACAGGATTTGGCCCTGTGCAGGTACTGGGTGGACCTGCATGAAAAGACCCTCCAAAGGGTCCTTTCCAACACAGCCTGGTTCCCTTGGGAACTGCCTGACTCTTATTCCCTGACAGGTTGCCAAACCTCGGCCATCTGTGCAACCCCCTTACCTTCCTCATAGGCTTTCATGATCTCTCTCAGATGGTTCTTGGTCCGAGAAGCCAGGATCTCAATGATGACTCCTTCTTTGGTTCCTAAGCCCTGGGGACAGAAGCCTCTATGTTCTGGAGAGTTCTGCCCTTGGTCTCCTGCTCTGCCTGTATTGTCTTCTCAGGAGCTGTGGCCACCGCCCTGCCCTCTTCTGATGGGGCGTATGTTGAAGGGTGATATTGAATCCCCACCTTTTTCTTGTGACAGCCCTCCTTCTTTATCTGGGTGGTCTCACACAGGTGCTGACACCTCCCCTTCCTCTGTCGAAGAGGATGAGAGCCAACCACCCCTACCCTGAAGGTGAGATTAGAGATCACAGCTGTGAAATGCCTGGCAGAGACCACAGAAGTATCCTTTCAGTAGGAATGACTGTGGTTTCTGGGTCTCCATTGCTACTAATCTGTAAAGGTAACAGGAGCTGTGAGAAGTGAAGGATGACCGAAGGGCAGGGCTTGGACTGTAGAGATGGGTTTCTGGCTTCTCTGCACTCCTGGTCCAACCCTATTGTAAGAAGCCCTGATCTGGGCCTTCACCGTGACTGGCCAGCCCCACTGTTGGGTGGCTGGTTGAGCAGGTTGCAAGCTCATAAGGTAAGCTGGGGCCCCGGTGGCCACTCTAATGTATGGCAAAGGGGAGTACCTTCATGGCATCGTGGAGCTCCTTGGCCTCGTATCTGTATGGCGGGTACATGAGGGCCACGATGAGTCTCTCAAATTTGCCACTCAGCTCTGACTTCAAGGTCTCAGTGAGGTCCTAAGGCGGGCAAAAGGAAAGGTGAGATGACTTGTCCTCCAGGCCCACCGGAGTGCAGGCATCAGGTGGGGCCTGGCCTGGAGACTCTTCTTCCCACATGATGGAGGTGTCATGCTGCTGTGGTCAGTCTCCTGGGTCAGGAGCCTCTCTAAGCATCGTTATCTGTACCTGTTCAACAGGGATAATGGACCTTCTGCTTCATACCATGGCTTATGGACTGACAGGGATGTATGGCAACTCTGTGAACATTCTGGGCACATTctaaactcaagaaaatagaattGCCATTGCTTTCAAGATGGCAAGATCTGGGCGTGGCAGCAT encodes:
- the LOC114699341 gene encoding annexin A8, whose translation is MAWWKAWVEQEGVTVKGSSHFNPDPDAETLYKAMKGIGTNEQAIIDVLTKRSNVQRQQIAKSFKAQFGKDLTETLKSELSGKFERLIVALMYPPYRYEAKELHDAMKGLGTKEGVIIEILASRTKNHLREIMKAYEEDYGSSLEEDIQADTSGYLERILVCLLQGSRDDVSGFVDPGLALQDAQDLYAAGEKIHGTDEMKFITILCTRSATHLMRVFEEYEKIANKSIEDSIKSETHGSLEEAMLTVVKCTRNLHSYFAERLHYAMKGAGTRDGTLIRNIVSRSEIDLNLIKCQFQKMYGKTLSSMIMGDTSGDYKNALLNLVGSDP